In one Corallococcus silvisoli genomic region, the following are encoded:
- the acnA gene encoding aconitate hydratase AcnA, which translates to MTDSFGTKAKLKVGSASYEFFSLATLAKAHPAVNRLPFSLKVLLENLLRNEDGRVVKREHIEKMLAWDPKAAPETEISFHPARVLLQDFTGVPAVVDMAAMREALAAMGGDPAKINPRNPADLVIDHSVQIDSFATTAAFKENAELEFERNRERYAFLRWGQSAFKGFGVVPPDIGICHQVNLEFLAQVTFRQGSTVYPDTLVGTDSHTTMINGLGVVGWGVGGIEAEAALLGQPITMLIPQVVGFKLTGKLPAGATATDLVLTVTQMLRKKGVVGKFVEFYGEGLKNLSLPDRATIANMAPEYGATIGFFPVDEESCNYLRFTGRPDDVVALTEAYAKEQGLWFNAGAEEPLFSDTLALDLAAVVPSLAGPKRPQDRVPLKDMKAGYESSLVEMLSAGKSKGEDDEGPKGGAKAPAAPVPPERLAQTVTVKAGKQSYQVGHGAVVIASITSCTNTSNPAVLVAAGILAKNAVEKGLKPQPWVKTSLAPGSRVVTEYLRDAGLLPYLEAVGFHVVGYGCTTCIGNSGPLPEPVSNAVVEGDLVVAAVLSGNRNFEGRINPHVRMNYLASPPLVVAYALAGEVGRDLDTEPLGTDPNGRPVFLKDIWPSNEQIKETIRTAVKPEQFRSQYANAMEGDTLWQQLQVSKGSTFQWDAKSTYVRKPPFFENLPKEPKAVQDIKGARVLALLGDSVTTDHISPAGNIAKTSPAAKYLMAEGVEPKDFNSYGARRGNHEVMVRGTFANIRLKNLLVPGVEGGVTVHIPTRERMSIYDASMKYQADGTPLVVLAGAEYGTGSSRDWAAKGTQLLGVKAVIAKSFERIHRSNLVGMGVLPLQFEAGQDAQSLGLTGHETFEITGIADGLAPQKKLTVKATGENGTREFTALCRIDTPNELDYYRNGGILQFVLRQLAKA; encoded by the coding sequence ATGACGGACAGTTTCGGCACCAAGGCCAAGCTCAAGGTGGGCTCGGCCTCCTATGAATTCTTCAGCCTGGCCACGCTGGCGAAGGCCCACCCGGCGGTCAACCGCCTCCCGTTCTCGCTGAAGGTGCTGCTGGAGAACCTGCTGCGCAACGAGGACGGCCGCGTCGTCAAGCGCGAGCACATCGAGAAGATGCTCGCCTGGGACCCCAAGGCCGCCCCGGAGACCGAAATCTCGTTCCACCCCGCGCGCGTGCTGCTCCAGGACTTCACCGGCGTGCCCGCCGTCGTGGACATGGCAGCCATGCGCGAGGCGCTCGCCGCCATGGGCGGTGACCCGGCGAAGATCAACCCGCGCAACCCGGCGGACCTGGTCATCGACCACTCGGTGCAGATCGACTCCTTCGCCACCACCGCGGCCTTCAAGGAGAACGCGGAGCTGGAGTTCGAGCGCAACCGCGAGCGCTACGCCTTCCTGCGCTGGGGCCAGAGCGCGTTCAAGGGCTTTGGCGTGGTGCCGCCGGACATCGGCATCTGCCACCAGGTGAACCTGGAGTTCCTGGCGCAGGTGACGTTCCGCCAGGGCAGCACCGTGTACCCGGACACGCTCGTGGGCACCGACAGCCACACGACGATGATCAACGGCCTGGGCGTGGTGGGCTGGGGCGTGGGCGGCATCGAGGCGGAGGCCGCGCTGCTGGGCCAGCCCATCACGATGCTGATTCCGCAGGTGGTGGGCTTCAAGCTCACCGGCAAGCTGCCCGCGGGCGCCACCGCCACGGACCTGGTGCTCACGGTCACGCAGATGCTCCGCAAGAAGGGCGTGGTCGGCAAGTTCGTGGAGTTCTACGGCGAGGGCCTGAAGAACCTGTCCCTGCCGGACCGCGCCACCATCGCGAACATGGCCCCGGAGTACGGCGCCACCATCGGCTTCTTCCCCGTGGACGAGGAGAGCTGCAACTACCTGCGCTTCACCGGCCGCCCGGATGACGTCGTCGCGCTGACGGAGGCGTACGCGAAGGAGCAGGGCCTGTGGTTCAACGCCGGCGCCGAGGAGCCCCTCTTCAGCGACACGCTGGCGCTGGACCTGGCCGCCGTGGTGCCCAGCCTCGCGGGCCCCAAGCGCCCGCAGGACCGCGTGCCCCTGAAGGACATGAAGGCCGGCTACGAGTCGTCGCTCGTGGAGATGCTGTCCGCCGGCAAGAGCAAGGGCGAGGACGACGAGGGCCCCAAGGGCGGCGCCAAGGCCCCCGCGGCCCCGGTGCCCCCGGAGCGGCTGGCCCAGACCGTCACCGTGAAGGCGGGCAAGCAGAGCTACCAGGTGGGCCACGGCGCGGTGGTCATCGCGTCCATCACCTCCTGCACCAACACGTCCAACCCGGCGGTGCTGGTGGCCGCGGGCATCCTGGCGAAGAACGCGGTGGAGAAGGGCCTCAAGCCGCAGCCCTGGGTGAAGACGTCGCTGGCCCCGGGCAGCCGCGTCGTCACCGAGTACCTGCGTGACGCGGGCCTGCTGCCCTACCTGGAGGCCGTGGGCTTCCACGTCGTGGGCTACGGCTGCACCACCTGCATCGGCAACTCCGGCCCGCTGCCGGAGCCGGTGTCCAACGCGGTGGTGGAGGGCGACCTCGTGGTGGCCGCGGTGCTGTCCGGCAACCGCAACTTCGAGGGCCGCATCAACCCGCACGTGCGCATGAACTACCTGGCCAGCCCCCCGCTCGTGGTGGCGTACGCGCTGGCCGGTGAAGTGGGCCGCGACCTGGACACGGAGCCGCTGGGCACGGACCCCAACGGCCGCCCGGTGTTCCTCAAGGACATCTGGCCGTCCAACGAGCAGATCAAGGAGACCATCCGCACCGCGGTGAAGCCGGAGCAGTTCCGCAGCCAGTACGCCAACGCCATGGAAGGCGACACGCTCTGGCAGCAGCTCCAGGTGAGCAAGGGCTCCACGTTCCAGTGGGACGCCAAGTCCACCTACGTGCGCAAGCCGCCCTTCTTCGAGAACCTCCCGAAGGAGCCCAAGGCCGTCCAGGACATCAAGGGCGCGCGCGTGCTGGCGCTGCTGGGTGACTCCGTCACCACGGACCACATCTCCCCCGCGGGCAACATCGCCAAGACGAGCCCGGCGGCGAAGTACCTGATGGCGGAGGGCGTGGAGCCCAAGGACTTCAACTCCTACGGCGCCCGCCGCGGCAACCACGAGGTGATGGTGCGCGGCACCTTCGCCAACATCCGCCTGAAGAACCTGCTGGTCCCCGGCGTGGAGGGCGGCGTCACGGTGCACATCCCCACCCGCGAGCGGATGAGCATCTACGACGCGTCCATGAAGTACCAGGCGGACGGCACGCCCCTGGTGGTGCTGGCGGGCGCCGAGTACGGCACCGGCTCCAGCCGCGACTGGGCGGCCAAGGGCACGCAGCTGCTGGGCGTGAAGGCCGTCATCGCCAAGAGCTTCGAGCGCATCCACCGCTCCAACCTCGTGGGCATGGGCGTGCTGCCCCTGCAGTTCGAGGCGGGCCAGGACGCGCAGTCGCTGGGCCTCACCGGCCACGAGACGTTCGAAATCACCGGCATCGCGGACGGGCTGGCGCCGCAGAAGAAGCTCACCGTGAAGGCCACCGGTGAGAACGGCACCCGCGAGTTCACGGCGCTGTGCCGCATCGATACGCCGAACGAGCTCGACTACTACCGCAACGGCGGCATCCTCCAGTTCGTGCTCCGCCAGCTCGCCAAGGCGTAG
- a CDS encoding HD domain-containing protein has protein sequence MPTLEDAIALAVAAHQGQRDKAGQPYILHPLRVMLRLASDAERTVAVLHDVVEDTPYTLERLRGMGYAEDVLSALDCLTKRDGESYEAFIERLRPHPLARRVKLADLEDNMDVRRLKDVTPKDAERLSRYVAAWTRLRAEGAP, from the coding sequence ATGCCCACGCTCGAAGACGCCATCGCCCTGGCGGTGGCCGCGCACCAGGGTCAGCGCGACAAGGCCGGACAACCCTACATCCTCCACCCGCTGCGGGTGATGCTGCGCCTGGCTTCGGACGCGGAGCGCACCGTGGCCGTCCTCCACGACGTGGTGGAGGACACGCCCTACACGCTGGAGCGCCTGCGCGGCATGGGCTACGCGGAGGACGTGCTGTCCGCGCTGGACTGCCTCACGAAGCGCGACGGCGAAAGCTACGAGGCCTTCATCGAACGGCTGCGTCCCCACCCCCTGGCCCGCCGCGTGAAGCTGGCGGACCTGGAGGACAACATGGACGTGCGCCGGCTGAAGGACGTCACGCCCAAGGACGCGGAGCGCCTGTCGCGCTACGTGGCCGCCTGGACGCGCCTGCGCGCGGAAGGCGCGCCGTAG
- a CDS encoding PilW family protein has protein sequence MRTPNGARTRGMTLLETMVAAALAAIVLAAAAALLLAGGRVVHNTEHVADSHDNARLAGETLLSAVRQAGAGMSEGLWVVSGGIPQRINPVFGGDGAGAGVLAATTSGNAPGMDGSDDLWLVVPDRNYLGRDCAPGAAMTVVQPGTGALQVNCVGAPSGAAPANPMMVASNMKSAALLTQAAVSSTPPTATVNYAETGVPGFSNAPHKGGFQRGDLVYPVRLLHFFIGRNPVNGRKALMRAEGRPGTDVAGRPFTDMSDPVVVQDFVEDFQVAFGIDASNTGDPVRYDFQNGLKPEYTPGLRSVRISVVATGRTPRRDTQNQAVLSEDLPIAVENHTPALAPADGYFRSLFSRRAELPNLASASL, from the coding sequence ATGAGGACCCCGAACGGAGCCCGGACGCGAGGCATGACCCTGCTGGAGACGATGGTGGCCGCGGCGCTCGCCGCCATCGTGCTCGCGGCCGCCGCGGCCCTGCTGCTCGCGGGCGGGCGCGTGGTGCACAACACGGAGCACGTGGCGGACAGCCACGACAACGCGCGCCTCGCGGGTGAGACGCTGCTGTCCGCGGTGCGTCAGGCCGGGGCGGGCATGTCCGAGGGCCTCTGGGTGGTGTCCGGGGGCATTCCCCAGCGCATCAACCCCGTCTTCGGCGGGGACGGCGCCGGCGCGGGCGTGCTCGCCGCCACCACCTCCGGCAACGCGCCGGGCATGGACGGCAGCGACGACCTGTGGCTGGTGGTGCCGGACCGCAACTACCTGGGCCGCGACTGCGCGCCCGGCGCGGCGATGACGGTGGTGCAGCCGGGCACCGGGGCCCTGCAGGTCAACTGCGTGGGCGCCCCCAGCGGCGCCGCGCCCGCCAACCCGATGATGGTGGCCAGCAACATGAAGAGCGCCGCGCTGCTCACCCAGGCGGCGGTGAGCAGCACCCCTCCCACGGCCACGGTGAACTACGCGGAGACCGGCGTGCCGGGCTTCTCCAACGCGCCCCACAAGGGCGGCTTCCAGCGCGGCGACCTGGTGTACCCGGTGCGGCTGCTGCACTTCTTCATCGGGCGCAACCCCGTCAACGGCCGCAAGGCGCTGATGCGCGCGGAGGGCAGGCCCGGCACCGACGTGGCGGGGCGGCCCTTCACGGACATGAGCGACCCGGTGGTGGTGCAGGACTTCGTGGAGGACTTCCAGGTGGCCTTCGGCATCGACGCCTCGAACACGGGCGACCCCGTCCGCTACGACTTCCAGAACGGCCTCAAGCCCGAGTACACGCCGGGCCTGCGCTCCGTGCGCATCAGCGTGGTGGCCACCGGCCGCACGCCCCGCCGCGACACGCAGAACCAGGCGGTGCTCTCCGAGGACCTGCCCATCGCGGTGGAGAACCACACCCCCGCCCTGGCTCCCGCGGATGGCTACTTCCGCAGCCTCTTCTCGCGCCGGGCCGAGCTGCCCAACCTGGCCTCGGCCAGCCTGTGA
- a CDS encoding type IV pilus modification PilV family protein — translation MRPPPPSASRRGSGILEVLISMSVLALAAVGAVMGMVAATRDVKDGQVLQGRRMLLEARVQRLWLASKADLANQAVTAPALFPPQLALGTAPWQLDPSLPQAGDVGTGAYFRVRPTGQVEPALDVAAGTPCAATTPDAVLPRDVYCREVLVTKGLPRDLPPAAQAMVPAGALPFTFWTRAYRKGDSVERAIVHSEVFVQ, via the coding sequence ATGAGGCCCCCTCCCCCATCCGCCTCGCGGCGGGGCAGCGGCATCCTGGAGGTCCTCATCTCCATGAGCGTCCTGGCGCTGGCCGCCGTGGGCGCCGTGATGGGCATGGTGGCCGCCACGCGCGACGTGAAGGACGGCCAGGTGCTCCAGGGCCGGCGCATGCTGCTGGAGGCACGCGTGCAGCGGCTGTGGCTCGCGTCCAAGGCGGACCTCGCGAACCAGGCCGTCACCGCGCCCGCGCTCTTCCCTCCGCAGCTGGCCCTGGGCACGGCGCCCTGGCAGCTGGACCCCAGCCTGCCGCAGGCCGGCGACGTGGGCACCGGCGCCTACTTCCGCGTGCGGCCCACGGGACAGGTGGAGCCGGCCCTGGACGTGGCGGCCGGCACGCCCTGCGCCGCCACCACCCCGGACGCGGTCCTCCCCCGCGACGTCTACTGCCGGGAGGTGCTGGTGACGAAGGGGCTGCCTCGCGACCTGCCCCCCGCGGCCCAGGCGATGGTGCCCGCGGGCGCGCTGCCCTTCACCTTCTGGACGCGCGCGTACCGCAAGGGCGACAGCGTGGAGCGCGCCATCGTCCACAGCGAGGTGTTCGTCCAATGA
- a CDS encoding pilus assembly protein translates to MGLALLASLPASATDIVTFSQGALIIPEQATFQQGCGTLSAYGLVWRLLQANEAGGFNANHPVTVYLAIDDTKQSPNRCVPTNKHLPPAPNNGRWDDPSWNDGCDFHISRADRAPVVPVPPLQPLPPGGLFPEGSLDNFTTTTNEARPNFASTTLNTASNFRDVQYMGGAFIIDAQDAKNALDFLNSSAGPDAPNKFRTTCSCDTFRNNSGCFYVRMHQATIEFNAPIGRRLNRVPPKIALLDRHDHDARDSSYVKGGMLDDYLRNAGLDFEGAGGCPQGTTTTCNLNRGRPGLIYDALHANADLISTASFPHGLLNAVDATTQRPRYRVFWAPHWEIGDSTRSEYSRNGDGATNQAENVLNNIAFFTNQRGNGLFAECASIWSYERTYRPDGALVQSSRFQGDGVFERNLLTNGATWNGRNCTDPDYRTESSPRPACVLYPNPGDPFSQMGDFRFNNVAGHTENYKTPYKDGVRRLAVSWTQYAPGDRYDNATQVAANAQRGHDFFSFNQKDNDPQKATIVYLAGHDFKGSVAGTRVVLNTLLNLGSEPLQSERTVSAPVALDDTNGSDTNGSRAVLFKTSYNAVTGYPPGADTYTPAQGSHWVFPYYPGTLRAHSLIGGDALSVGDNSLSDGTLWNADARMPAPGERNLFTYFGGEVTVNPPLGANRSAPHGVLQVGWVPEEVSGTRINKNFGASPNPGCVDVLKLSRATSRDGTFRFDFVRGSDGICDLQQATQYSPQLGGTDFGLTNEVVNKIQLTTDFNAVAMMLQRVRGYCYATVSGRDGAGETPILEPSNSQCNNDAADNRAHLGGFIHSSPVVVPASAHVLDRDNPRPTVAYAAGLDGQLHAFYVSGGARYNGPLENLQFPNPDATLRFKTDFAQRFRSGTPPAPGTELWSFLPATQLVGLRNNTARVNSAPAVFDVFADFVGTGRREWHTVLVANVGQTGRDLFALDVTNPLKPVLLWHLVGSHYATSSAPHSAVALADRGQGGMDWTYTWDEDTSAFQLPPRADAGRQPSGLYDYSGLGGSRGLSVGVGRLGMEPVYAVFVASSSSGAPPVAGSPGSAAKGVQVFAIDVATGQKLWQWQKPYSTSVDNSAPAAPTVAQDLNGAARLYVGDMEGRLWELDASTGINVNVARMGPACSEAAPCKYAAMNIGGLPATSQPISTNVGLARIPRDATNASAFGPYKGKTVALVGTAGMDWVPDSVAGRFHALLLDPELRLPLGMDGRRLDGAPLSAGLAHSEATSYGVLQEPSPFPLIFSAPEHVYGNITIAGRTAYFSTAEESINDPMLLSASVRGRTYSIDLGNTGTSQRAITPMSGSSLANYGGVAVYHRDNGGTSQDYVVGAEVSALRVTRIDNTTNAGASSPNAKDSVNGENGVLYQLLNWSQRFFE, encoded by the coding sequence TTGGGGCTGGCGTTGCTGGCATCCCTGCCCGCATCGGCGACGGACATCGTCACCTTCAGCCAGGGCGCGCTCATCATCCCGGAGCAGGCCACGTTCCAGCAGGGCTGCGGAACCCTGTCCGCCTACGGTCTGGTGTGGCGCCTGCTTCAGGCCAATGAAGCGGGCGGCTTCAACGCCAACCACCCGGTGACGGTGTACCTGGCCATCGACGACACGAAGCAGTCCCCCAACCGGTGCGTGCCCACCAACAAGCACCTGCCTCCCGCGCCGAACAACGGGCGGTGGGACGACCCCAGTTGGAATGACGGCTGCGACTTCCACATCTCGCGCGCGGACAGGGCGCCCGTCGTCCCGGTGCCGCCCCTCCAGCCGCTGCCCCCAGGGGGCCTGTTCCCGGAAGGGAGCCTGGACAACTTCACCACCACCACGAACGAGGCGCGGCCGAACTTCGCGAGCACGACGCTCAACACGGCCAGCAACTTCCGCGACGTCCAGTACATGGGCGGCGCGTTCATCATCGACGCGCAGGACGCGAAGAACGCGCTCGACTTCCTCAACTCCAGCGCCGGGCCGGACGCGCCGAACAAGTTCCGCACGACGTGCAGCTGCGACACCTTCCGCAACAACAGCGGCTGCTTCTACGTGCGCATGCACCAGGCCACCATTGAGTTCAACGCCCCCATTGGCCGGCGCCTCAACCGCGTGCCCCCGAAGATCGCCCTGCTGGACCGCCACGACCACGACGCCCGCGACAGCTCGTACGTGAAGGGCGGCATGCTGGACGACTACCTGCGCAACGCCGGCCTGGACTTCGAGGGCGCGGGCGGATGCCCCCAGGGCACCACCACCACGTGCAACCTCAACCGGGGACGGCCCGGCCTCATCTACGACGCGCTCCACGCCAACGCGGACCTCATCTCCACCGCGAGCTTCCCCCACGGCCTGCTCAACGCCGTGGACGCCACCACGCAGCGCCCGCGCTACCGCGTGTTCTGGGCGCCGCACTGGGAGATTGGCGACAGCACCCGCTCCGAGTACAGCCGCAACGGGGATGGCGCTACCAACCAGGCGGAGAACGTCCTCAACAACATCGCGTTCTTCACCAACCAGCGCGGCAACGGCCTCTTCGCGGAGTGCGCCAGCATCTGGTCCTACGAGCGCACCTACCGTCCGGACGGCGCCCTGGTGCAGTCCTCGCGCTTCCAGGGCGACGGCGTCTTCGAGAGGAACCTGCTCACCAATGGCGCGACCTGGAACGGCCGCAACTGCACGGACCCGGACTACCGCACCGAGTCCTCGCCCCGGCCCGCGTGCGTCCTCTACCCCAACCCGGGCGACCCCTTCTCCCAGATGGGCGACTTCCGCTTCAACAACGTGGCGGGCCACACGGAGAACTACAAGACGCCCTACAAGGATGGCGTGCGGCGGCTGGCGGTGAGCTGGACGCAGTACGCGCCCGGGGACCGCTACGACAACGCGACGCAGGTGGCCGCGAACGCCCAGCGCGGCCACGACTTCTTCTCCTTCAACCAGAAGGACAATGATCCGCAGAAGGCGACCATCGTCTATCTGGCGGGCCACGACTTCAAGGGAAGCGTCGCGGGCACGCGCGTCGTGCTCAACACGCTGCTCAACCTGGGCTCCGAACCGCTGCAGAGCGAGCGCACCGTGTCCGCCCCGGTGGCGCTGGACGACACCAACGGCAGCGACACCAACGGGTCGCGCGCCGTGCTGTTCAAGACCTCGTACAACGCGGTGACGGGCTATCCCCCCGGCGCGGACACGTACACCCCCGCGCAGGGCTCGCACTGGGTGTTCCCCTACTACCCGGGCACGCTGCGCGCGCACTCCCTCATCGGCGGGGATGCGCTCTCCGTGGGGGACAACTCGCTGTCGGACGGCACCCTGTGGAACGCGGACGCGCGCATGCCCGCGCCAGGGGAGCGCAACCTCTTCACGTACTTCGGCGGCGAGGTGACGGTGAACCCGCCGCTGGGGGCCAACCGCTCCGCGCCGCACGGGGTCCTGCAGGTGGGCTGGGTGCCAGAGGAGGTCTCCGGCACGCGCATCAACAAGAACTTCGGCGCCTCCCCCAACCCCGGCTGCGTGGACGTGCTCAAGCTCAGCCGCGCCACGTCGCGCGACGGCACCTTCCGCTTCGACTTCGTGAGGGGCAGCGACGGCATCTGCGACCTGCAGCAGGCGACGCAGTACTCGCCCCAGCTGGGCGGCACGGACTTCGGCCTGACCAATGAGGTGGTCAACAAGATCCAGCTCACCACCGACTTCAACGCGGTGGCGATGATGCTCCAGCGGGTGCGCGGCTACTGCTACGCCACGGTGTCCGGCCGGGACGGCGCCGGCGAGACGCCCATCCTCGAGCCCAGCAACTCGCAGTGCAACAACGACGCCGCGGACAACCGGGCGCACCTGGGCGGCTTCATCCACTCGTCGCCCGTGGTGGTGCCCGCCAGCGCCCACGTCCTGGACCGCGACAATCCCAGGCCCACCGTGGCCTACGCGGCGGGCCTGGACGGCCAGCTGCACGCCTTCTACGTGTCCGGCGGCGCGCGCTACAACGGCCCCCTGGAGAACCTCCAGTTCCCCAACCCGGACGCCACCCTGCGCTTCAAGACGGACTTCGCCCAGCGCTTCCGCTCCGGCACTCCGCCCGCGCCCGGCACGGAGCTGTGGAGCTTCCTGCCCGCCACGCAGCTGGTGGGGCTGCGCAACAACACCGCGCGGGTGAACAGCGCGCCCGCCGTGTTCGACGTGTTCGCGGACTTCGTGGGCACGGGCCGCCGCGAGTGGCACACCGTGCTGGTGGCCAACGTGGGCCAGACGGGCCGGGACCTGTTCGCCCTGGACGTCACCAACCCGCTCAAGCCGGTGCTGCTGTGGCACCTGGTGGGCAGCCACTACGCGACGTCCAGCGCGCCGCACTCGGCGGTGGCGCTCGCGGACCGGGGCCAGGGCGGAATGGACTGGACGTACACCTGGGACGAGGACACCAGCGCCTTCCAGCTGCCGCCCCGCGCCGACGCCGGCCGGCAGCCGAGCGGCCTCTATGACTACAGCGGCCTGGGCGGCTCCCGGGGCCTGTCCGTGGGCGTGGGCCGGCTGGGCATGGAGCCCGTCTACGCGGTCTTCGTCGCCTCCAGCAGCTCCGGCGCGCCGCCCGTGGCGGGCTCGCCGGGTTCGGCCGCCAAGGGCGTGCAGGTGTTCGCCATCGACGTGGCCACCGGTCAGAAGCTCTGGCAGTGGCAGAAGCCCTACTCCACCTCCGTGGACAACAGCGCGCCCGCCGCGCCCACCGTGGCGCAGGACCTGAACGGCGCCGCGCGCCTCTACGTGGGCGACATGGAGGGCCGGCTCTGGGAGCTGGACGCGTCCACCGGCATCAACGTCAACGTGGCGCGCATGGGCCCCGCGTGCAGTGAGGCCGCGCCCTGCAAGTACGCCGCGATGAACATCGGCGGGCTGCCCGCCACCAGCCAGCCCATCAGCACCAACGTGGGGCTGGCGCGCATCCCCCGCGACGCGACGAACGCCTCCGCCTTCGGCCCGTACAAGGGCAAGACCGTGGCGCTGGTGGGCACCGCCGGCATGGACTGGGTGCCGGATTCGGTGGCGGGCCGCTTCCACGCCCTGCTGTTGGATCCGGAGCTGCGGCTGCCGCTGGGCATGGACGGCAGGCGGCTGGACGGCGCGCCCCTCTCCGCGGGCCTGGCCCACTCGGAGGCGACCAGCTACGGCGTGCTCCAGGAGCCCTCGCCCTTCCCGCTCATCTTCTCCGCCCCGGAGCACGTCTACGGCAACATCACCATCGCCGGGCGCACCGCGTACTTCAGCACCGCGGAGGAGTCCATCAACGACCCCATGCTGCTCAGCGCCTCCGTCCGGGGCCGCACGTACAGCATCGACCTGGGCAACACCGGGACGTCCCAGCGGGCCATCACCCCCATGAGCGGATCATCGCTGGCCAACTACGGCGGCGTGGCCGTCTACCACCGCGACAACGGCGGCACGTCCCAGGACTACGTGGTTGGCGCGGAGGTCAGCGCCCTGCGCGTCACGCGCATCGACAACACCACCAACGCGGGCGCCTCCAGCCCCAACGCGAAGGACTCCGTGAACGGCGAGAACGGCGTGCTCTACCAGCTCCTCAACTGGAGCCAGAGGTTCTTCGAATGA
- a CDS encoding peptide chain release factor-like protein, with protein MTPTAPIAPARRQAARAALALDDEALLKVCDVEFFIASGPGGQHRNTTASGVRLSHPPTELSVTATERRSQSQNKDTAVRRLRAGLQALTFVPKVRKATRPTLGSKRRRLEEKKRTSEKKAGRGGKLGD; from the coding sequence ATGACGCCGACCGCACCCATCGCTCCCGCACGACGCCAGGCCGCCCGGGCGGCCCTCGCCCTGGATGACGAGGCCCTGCTGAAGGTGTGCGACGTGGAGTTCTTCATCGCCTCCGGGCCCGGCGGCCAGCACCGCAACACCACGGCCAGCGGCGTGCGCCTCTCCCACCCGCCCACCGAGCTGTCCGTCACCGCCACCGAGCGCCGCAGCCAGTCCCAGAACAAGGACACCGCCGTGCGCCGCCTGCGCGCGGGACTCCAGGCCCTCACGTTCGTCCCCAAGGTGCGAAAGGCCACCCGTCCCACGCTGGGCTCCAAGCGGCGCCGCCTGGAGGAGAAGAAGCGCACCTCCGAGAAGAAGGCCGGCCGCGGCGGCAAGCTGGGCGACTAA
- a CDS encoding YceI family protein produces MAYQTWQLDTTHSTVGFTVRHMVVAKVHGRFTRFEGKLTLNGDDFTKASVEVKLDAASIDTGVEARDNHLRSPDFFDVAAFPKLIFRSRRVEAVKDGHYRVVGDLTVRDQTHEVTLDAELLGRAKDPFGTERIAFQATTHLDRKRFGLTWNQAMEAGGVLVGERVDIHLDVQAVPATQPADKAA; encoded by the coding sequence ATGGCCTACCAGACCTGGCAGCTCGACACGACCCACAGCACCGTTGGCTTCACGGTGCGGCACATGGTGGTCGCGAAGGTGCACGGCCGCTTCACGCGCTTCGAGGGCAAGCTCACGCTCAACGGCGACGACTTCACGAAGGCGTCGGTGGAGGTGAAGCTGGATGCGGCGAGCATCGACACCGGCGTGGAGGCGCGTGACAACCACCTGCGCTCGCCGGACTTCTTCGACGTGGCGGCGTTCCCGAAGCTCATCTTTCGCAGCCGGCGCGTGGAGGCCGTGAAGGACGGCCACTACCGCGTGGTGGGCGACCTGACGGTGCGCGACCAGACGCACGAGGTGACGTTGGACGCGGAGCTGCTGGGCCGCGCGAAGGACCCGTTCGGCACCGAGCGCATCGCGTTCCAGGCGACGACACACCTGGACCGCAAGCGGTTCGGGCTCACCTGGAACCAGGCGATGGAGGCGGGCGGCGTGCTGGTGGGCGAGCGCGTGGACATCCACCTGGACGTGCAGGCCGTCCCCGCCACGCAGCCGGCGGACAAGGCGGCGTGA
- a CDS encoding pirin family protein, with protein sequence MIYVRTSEARGHAHHGWLDTHHTFSFADYYDPDFMGFRSLRVINEDTVAARRGFGKHPHRDMEILTYVVSGAVEHRDSMGTQSVIRPGEVQRMSAGTGVLHSEMNPLDEPLHLLQIWLLPERQGLPPGYEQKRFATEERRGRFRVVASRDGREGSLTVHQDVVLSATELGAGERVEYALAPGRHAWLQIIRGEATLNGVALQAGDGAAVSEETALAFAAKAPTEALLFDLA encoded by the coding sequence ATGATCTACGTCCGGACCTCGGAAGCCCGGGGCCATGCCCACCACGGCTGGCTCGACACCCACCACACCTTCTCCTTCGCGGACTACTACGACCCGGACTTCATGGGGTTCCGCTCGCTGCGCGTCATCAACGAGGACACCGTCGCGGCGCGCCGGGGCTTTGGCAAGCACCCGCACCGGGACATGGAGATCCTCACGTACGTGGTGAGCGGCGCGGTGGAGCACCGCGACAGCATGGGCACGCAGTCGGTCATCCGGCCGGGCGAGGTGCAGCGCATGAGCGCGGGCACGGGCGTGCTGCACAGCGAGATGAACCCGCTGGATGAGCCCCTGCATCTGCTGCAGATCTGGCTGCTGCCGGAGCGCCAGGGCCTGCCGCCCGGCTACGAGCAGAAGCGCTTCGCGACCGAGGAGCGGCGGGGCCGCTTCCGCGTGGTGGCGTCGCGCGATGGGCGGGAGGGGTCGCTCACGGTGCACCAGGACGTGGTGCTGTCCGCCACGGAGCTGGGGGCTGGCGAGCGCGTGGAGTACGCGCTCGCGCCCGGCCGCCACGCGTGGCTCCAGATCATCCGGGGCGAGGCCACCCTCAACGGGGTGGCGCTCCAGGCCGGTGACGGCGCCGCCGTGTCGGAGGAGACGGCGCTGGCCTTCGCCGCGAAGGCGCCCACGGAGGCGCTGCTCTTCGACCTGGCGTGA